gTTATATTCAAATACTACACTGTTTCAGATAAAGGATTTGAGCATCTTCGCATTTTTGTATTgcgggggtcctggaaccaatcccctgtcaATACCAAAAGATGACTCTATATGTGTGAAGCATGATACTGTGTAGGTGGAATAGTAGTCAGTCTAAAAATGTCCTCAAGAATCAGAGAAGTTTGACTCttatttcttacaattttctCATTACTAGAGGTTACATTGCCATCTATTGAGCTTCAGTGCTCTATGAAATGATGCATAAAGAAATATGCATAACCTTTTCatcagactttttatttttgtggctggATGAGGTACATAACTGTAGGAAATGATAACAGAACAAATTGACTTTTATGAAGTATTATTAGTATAGGCAGAGTAAAGATAATGGGTACTCGTCTCTGTCTGACACTCACTGGTTTTCAGGACTCCCTTACTTGTAACTGTGGGTGGCTGGGAAGttataattctttttcatttattcactcaaacatttattgagcacctgctttGTGCCAGGCGCTGTTATGGATGCTACCGAGATGAATAAGAACTGTGAGGGGAAATTTCTGAGGGCATTCTTTGGGTTGTGATCACCATTATATTCATCAGTTTTTCTATGAACAAATCCTTTGGAAAATTATATTGAGATGCTTAATACAATGTACAGTGCTATACAGCTCACTTCAGATCCTAGGTCTTCCACTTAGTTCACAGAATGTGAACTGTGGGTAGGGGCAAGCAGTCTAGTACAGGGGTTAGGATCTCAGGCTTTAGTGTCACAGAGCTGTAATCAAATATGAGCctagatgttttctttttactgagacagagtctctgttgcccaggctggaatgcagtgatgtgatcttggctgactacaacctctgcttcctgggttcaagcaatcctcccacctcagcttcccaagtagctgggattacaagagtgcaccaccatgcccaactagtgtttgtatttttgtagagacgagtttcaccattttgaccaggctggtcccgaactcttgacctcaagtgatccacccactttggcctcccaaagtgctgagattacaggcgtgagccaccgcgcccggcctagatgtTTACTTTTTATGTGACCATAGGCAAGTTTAAccttctcagcctcagttttctcaaccataaaatggggataataaggaATACCTATGCCTGTTGATTGTTATAGGGATTAAATGGGATAACATGTATAAGGTGTTGACATAATCCTCAGTGCAaggtaaatgctcagtaaatgttagctgttttacaaatttatttataatctaGGAAACAAAATAGGGCAGAATGTATTTTCAATAATGTAATTAGATGGTGATATCTCTGTGTTGCAGGTGCTAACTGCAGTGATTTTCTGGAATCTAAGGGATGTTTTGCCAACACAACATCCTCTGGCAAAAGTGTCAGTTCCTCATCTTCTGTGGAAACAGGCCCAAGTGTCAGTGAGCCTCCAGGCCTCCCCAGAGTGTCTGCTTACCTAGAGTGAGTAAGGGTCTGGTGTAGAGCTGTCACTGTTGGGGGAGATTCTGACCAAGAAGCCAACAGTCTGAGAGGTAGCACGGTATGCTTGGCAAGAGCATGGATTCTGGAGCTAGACTGTGTGGGTTCAAATCCCGGTTCTGTCACTTAGTATCTGTGTGAATCTGAGCAAATTACTTCACCTCCCTGGGCTTCAgtgttcttatctgtaaaatgctgatgatagtttataggattgctgtgaggattagtTGAGTTAATACCTGGAAAGAGCTTAGAAGActtcctggcacacagcaagttcTGTGTAAGTGCTTGGTATTATGAAGTTCAAAAATAAGTGAAACTATGTATTTTTGggatatgtacatacatacatgggtggtaaaacttaaagaaaagcaaataaatgattaTTGTAAGAGTCACAATTAGGATAGTGGTTACTTTTCCCAGAAAGGGACACACACAGATGGTTTctggggagtggggaagagaaGGACTGgcaatgttttgtttcttttgtttggatggagacaggggtctcgctctgccacccaggctggagtagagtggtgttatcttggcttactttaacctcaaactcctgggctcaagcgatcttcccttcttggcctctcaaagtgctaggattgcaggtgtgagtcactgtgccggGCTAACGTTTTGTTTCTTGACCAGGATGTTGGCTTTGTATTTAGttgtaaaactgtctttatgCTTTATGTACTTTctctgtttatatttcttttccactaaaaagttttgaaaatgcttttctaataatttttgttACAATGAAAGTAATTTAAGcttattgtagaaaatttgaaCAGATGAAGacagtactaaaaataaaagtcacggccaggcacggtggctcgcacctgtaatcccagcactttgggaggccaaggcgggtggatcacgaggtcaggacatcgagaccatcctggctaacatggtgaaaccctgtctctactaaaaatacgaaaaattagccggacgtggtggcgggtacctgtagtcccagctactcgggaagctgaggcaggagaatggtgtgaacctgggaggtggagcttgcagtgagccgagatcgtgccactgcactccagcctgggcaacagagtgagactctgtctcaaaaaaaaaaaaagaaaaaaaaagtcacatggccgggcatggtggctcacacctgtaaactatgcccagctaatttttattatttttttttctgtagagaaagaaaaaactattatagtttcatacagagtagtttcactgtccTCAAAAATCCTGTGTGTTCCATCTATTCATCCCttcccacccctcccaccccctggcaaccacagatatttttactgtctccatagttttttcttttccagaatgaCATATAGTTGGAATCGTGTAGTATATACccttttcagattggtttctctcaataatatgcatttaagtttccttcatGTCATTTCACCCCTTAATAGCTCATTTTTtcaatgctgaataatattccattgtctggatgtaccatagTTAATTTTTTCATTCACTTACTGAAGGACATATTATAAAGGCAGCTTTTTCATTGAGCAATATGTGGAGAGAATTTTCTCATACCTGTGAGTGTTTTTCAAGAACACGGTTTTCAATGACTACAGTGCTGGAGTGTCAGATGAATAGACCACAATCTAACCAGTGACCTATAGTTTTAAAgagttgctattgtaaatagtgctgtaatgcaTATCCCTCTACATTCAGCTTTTGCTCATCTCCGGttatattataaaagtaaattcctagaagtggattTATTCAGTCAAAGTTAAGGGAAGttgctcaagtgattctttatataataaaatttgctCCAAGTGGACTTGCTGCCCCCAGCACTAGACATGGAAGAGACTGGCATAATCCTTAAGCTCTGCCTCTTTAGGTCCTCTACACAAGATGTATACCACTAGCAGCAGCAGTGGGTCCATGTATTGAGAGGGAAAgaaagcccagactgtgaagttCACATCCTGTGGGATGGGGAACTGGGTGATTGCTGCCAGTTCTGCATTCCTAATTCCCACCTAAATAAGTCCCCTTTATCGCTCATGATGCCTGGGTTATGGAGGACCTAACTCAGTCAAAGCGTGTGTAGCCAAATCTAAAGCTCCAGTCTAGACATAGCCTCAGGCTTTAGATTGATATATTGAACTGCTTTCTAGATATCTCCACCTGATATCCCACAGGCCTCCAAACTCAACATGCCTTGACTGAACTTCTCATCACTCATCCTCACAAACCAAATCCTTCTGTGTTCCTTGTCTCAGTTAGTAATCACGGTATTCATACAGCCCCAAAGGTATAGATTGACAGGTTATACTTGTCTCCTCCTGCTCATCCAACTGGGGATCAAGCCCTGAAACACCGTATAAGTCCATCTCTTCTACTACATCTATATTACCATGGTCCCACTCAAGGCCCTGATCATCTCTCATCTGGACCACTGTAATACCTTCTAGATTAGTTATTTATTGGTGCACAGCAAGTCACGCTAACTTAGTGactcaaaacaacaaacatttattatctcacattttctACAGGTCAGGAATCTGAGTATAACCTAGGTGGGTGCCTCTGGCTCAAGGTCTCTCTCACAAGATtgcaatcaaggtgttggccagaGCTGTGGgctcatctgaaggctcaactgTGGGGGGCGgggatccacttccaagctcactcataTAGTTGGTGGCAGGATTCACTTCCTCACAGGCTGCTGGGGCTGATAGTTCAGTTCTCCACTGGCTGTTGCCCACAGGCTTCCCTCAGTTCCTTGTCTCTACAGAGGGCAACTCACAACATAACAGCTGTCTCTCCTCACAAGCAAGCAGGAGTGCACACAAGACAAAGCCACAGTCTCTTTGTAACCTAACCTGGGAAGTTACATCCCATAACAtttgctgttttctctttgttgaaaGTGAGTCAGTAGGTCTAGCCTATACTCAAAGGGAGAAGATTACAGGAGGGAATAAATGCCAAGAGGCAGGGATCATTGGCAGCCATATCAGAGACTGCCTGCTACACTCTCCTAAATGGACTCCCTGACTTACGTTTTATATTCTCAAAGTTCATTCCTTTCACAGCTTCTAGAGTTTTCTAACCATATGTGACCATGTCATGTTCTTGCTTACCATTATTTAATGATATCCCATTAAAGCCTGATAAAAAAGAATCCCCCCTCATATGAACTGCAAGTTCTCCAGAtctgtctccttctcttctccagtTTTATCTCCAATACTCCTGCCACAACCACATCAAATGTCTTCATTTCCCTGATATTTCTTCCTGCTATGCCTTTGCTCACATTGCCTCCTTTGCTTGAAGTGGCTTTCTCCAATGCCTTGCTGTGTGCACATACTGTAGAAGCTGCTCGGCTTCCACTGACTTTCCAGTGGCGTCATCTATGCTATTCTCCTTTTTCTGGGAAATTGATTTTCACTCCTTCcttaccaagttttttttttatttagatggaatttcgctctccTGTTGTCCTGGtcagagtacaatggcaccatctcagctcactggaaccttggcctcctgggttcaagtgattctccctcctcaacctcctaaatagctgggattacaggtgcatgccaccacacctggctaattttgtattttcagtagagacagggtttcactatgttggccaggctggtctcaaacccctgacctcaggtgatccacccacctcggcctcccgaagtgttgggattacaggtgtcagccaccgtgcccagcccttccctacccagtttttaaacattttaacacaaggtcttgttatgtttccccggctcgtctcgaactcctgcctacCCAGTTTTAATGAGTATTCTGAATAGGGGCTACCATCATCTTACTTGTCTCCAATTCCTGATTGTGATTGATTTAAGGGAGAACGTGTGATCTAAGCTGAGCCAGTGAGTCCTTCCCTGAAATTTTTCACATTGGAGATAGGGGTAAAAATTGGTTGGAAGACATGAGAATTTGAATCTGGGCTGTCAGTGGCCTTTTTGCTCTTGTGAAGAAGCTCATCTGCAATTGGCAAAAATGAAGCCAAGGTGTCAGGATAAGCAGAAGAGAGTGACAGTTCTGAGACATTGAACCCCAATTCCAGTTGTCCTCAGCTGTACTCTTGTGATGGAAACTAACACACCTCCAAAATTGCTTATATTCTGAATCAGGGGTGGGGGCACTGAGTTATTGGTCCTACCTACATCACAGGATTGTTAGCAGGGAGCAGACAAGACGAGCAATATGAATTTGCTTTGATGCCATTTAAATATGAGTGATGCATTGTTATGAAAAAAGATCCTTTGACTTGATAACAAATCATTGTACCTGAAAACACTGTCCAAGGCCAGGTCTCAGACGCAAAGCCATTTAAACCAGAAGTGTTTGCATTTTCTGCTGACACCTATAAAAGTTTGTCATGGGCCTTTATAAACTGCTAGGAAGTTCAGCACTAAACATAATGCTCTACTATTGTAATCATTTCAGTCTAGGTttgtttttgattatttattcatCTTCTCTATATACTTATtgactttttatttgcatttaatggTTTTATTAAACATGCCTTTTTGGTAACAgatttatttaaacataattcacataccataaaagtCACCCACTTAAGGTGTGTACACAACTTgatggtttttagtgtatttataaaattgtgcaactatcaccacaatcaattttagaaattCTCATCACCACAAAAAGAAATCCATACCCTTTAGCAATCATTGCCCCACACCCCCATCTTTCTATCCCTCTAGTCTAAGACAAccattaatttactttttgtctctgtagatttgcctgtTTTGGACATGTAATATTAATGGAATTATCAATATGTGGtctttggtgtctggcttctttcacttagcataatgctttcaaggtGCATACATGTTGTAATATATATCATTCCTTtctaaaaattgtggtaaaatatatatggCACGATAGTTGCCATTTTAtccattaaaaaaacttttttttaaagagatgagatttcattctgtagcccaggctggagtgcagtggcatagtcactgctcattgcagcctccacttcctgggctcaagtgatcctcccacctcagcctcccaagtagctagaactacaggttcTGACTGCCCATCTTTTCAATAAGTTTCAGTCCCCTTAAATTGTGAATACATAAATGATATGCTCAAGGACTTTTTACAGAGTAGTCCCAGTTCTCATAAGCGAGGGCAATTTTAGGGTAAACTATGTGAGATCAGGCTCTAACTACCAGTTTAAGCACGTGAAAGAATCCTTCTGCTTTCTTTCCAGCACCACTGCTGACTTGGATCAGAAACCCTCCTCCTCACATTCTGGTCACTCCTTGGAAATGTCATTGCCTCAAGTCCAAAAGGATAAGTATCCTGAGGAATTCAGCCTGCTTAAGTTGCAGACAAGTAAGTCACAGACCCTCCTCCACATGCCTCTGTGCCACAGGTCTTTTCAGAAGTCTACCATACTGTTGACCACCATCACTGAAGGCCCACAACTGTCAAGCATTTGACATACTTTATCTCAAAATTCACAACACCTCTGCCAGGAAGCTAttatatgtttttcaaaaatacaatgcCTTTATATAAAACCCATTAAAATACTGcagaaagacattaaaataatatagaagtATATAGAGTATAAAAACCCTTCCCCAATGTTTTCCAACAATATCCCTATTCTGCCTCATAGCCGTGAAgagttaatatatatttttcctgtattttgaaatgtatatgtgtgtgtgtatatatacacacgtgtgcatatatagatgtaaaataaatGGGTTAGTATACAAATGGTATAAATAGATGATGGACCTCTTTCTGTGCCAATACATACAGATCTATGTGGCTAACATAGacatacccattttacagaggaggaaactgaggctttgagaCATTCAGTCATCCATAAAGCCACATGGCCAGGAAGTAGAGCGATGGGATCAGAACCCAAACTTGCTTGCCTCAAATCCTGTGCTCTTCTTGGCTATCCCAGAGCCCACATTTCTCAAGCATCCCTAGAACTGCTAGGGGATCTTTTATTGTTTAAAGTCACTGTTAGCAATCTTACAGGAAAAGTATCAGATGATGAAACAAAGGCACTGCGAGGTCCAGAAACTAGCCTGAGGTCTCACGGAAGCTTTTCTCATGTGAAATTATCATGGGTACATTTCCCAGTGTCACTGTAGCGCATGTGCGTGCTATTGTTACAGACAATACCATGTTTCATCCACTTGAGGTGCCATGTGGATGGCGCTGGCCTAACCATTTGCTGGTTGATGGCATTCTATTTTTCCTACACAGTTATCAGAGGGAAGATTGTATCATAGGTACTTGGAAGACTGTATCTGAGCTTCCCAACCAATACTTAACTGCCGAACGTAAAGTTGGCTTTATTTTTGAAGGAGAGGATGAAGAgggcaaacaagcaaacaaaaacaaagaaggccTCTTAGGTAGCTCTCCCCCGACTTCACTTCCTTTTGTGTCTAGTCCCACAGAGTTTCACGCTGTCTCTGATGTAGAACCAAGGGATTATACACATTAATTAAAGTTGTATAGCCAGATAGTGCCTGGGGAGTTTTCACCGCTTTTTGTCATCCAGTTGCATTATGAGGCTGGGAGCAGCACTAATGGAAGGCTTTCTGGTGTCTTGCAGAAGATGGGCATCGTCCTGAGTGGACGTTTTACCCGAGGTTTAGCAGCAACATCCACACTTACCATGTCGGAAAGCAGTGCTTCTTTAATGGTGTCTTCCTTGGCAACAAGAGGTCTCTATCAGAGAGGACGGTGGACAAGTGCTTTGGGAGAAAGAAATACGGTGATGTTTCTTTCTGGGTCTTGACTGTGCAGTCCCCGAAAAACTCTCAAGTTTAGTGATTCTATAGGCCCTGCATTCTGTAGCTGGGGGCAGCCCTGTAGAGTCACCGTGTTCCCCTAGTGCAGCCAGGAAGACAGAAAAGTGAAGGGGACAGTTGGCAGGCTGCATGTTTTGGCAAAGAACTCACAACAGATGCtgatccacattttcttttttctctgaatttcatAAAATGCAAATGTGACATTTAAGTCATCAGATAAGTTCTCTCAGATCCTTATTAATAGAAACCTCCATTGAAGTCTGAAGAAAAGAATTTATGTTCTAGTTAGATGCTGCCTGGCATACACATTTAAATTGTACTTTATATTCTCCACAAGGAAAACATCCCATAAccttcaggctgaagtgcatgtttttattttattgctgatTTAATTAAAAGCTATTGAAATGAATATATATCTACCTGTGTATCTATATCTCCTTGGTTTGTAGCTCAGTGAGTTCTTTGCCCCCACCTACTCATAATAGACTTACCGAAAGACCCTCAAAAGTTGCTGAGTACCAACGGACCATTTATGAcacatttttctatataaatcCCTGTGTAGGAGGCAACTGTTGCTCCAGAAATAAATAGGATTGCTGTAGCAGgaatacaaagagaaagaagtagaCTGTTCTcagttttgagttttaaaatagacttttaaacTCACAGCAGAGACAAATAGTTTTGAGAATtgaggcttttatttatttgggtagAAAAATACATGGAAAGCCATACTAAATGAGCTGGAAGAGTGGTCATTGATACGGGAATCTGTAAGGAGTCCTGcaccttgcactttttttttttttttaagacaaggtcttgttttgtggctcagcctggagtgcagtgccaccatcttggctcactgcggctCTGAACGCCAGCTCCCTAgccccaggctcaagtaatcctccaacctcagcctctaagttgctgggactacaggcatgtgccaccatgcctggctgatttttctatttttagtagagacagggtttctccatgctgcccaggccagtctcaaactcctgggctcaagcgatcagccggccttggcctctcaaagtgctggtattacaggtgtgagccactgcagccagcctacCCTGCACTCTTGAGCTGCAAGTGCCTATCAAAAGTAAACGGGATTATCATAATGACCCAAATCTTAATCTTCACTTATCACTACCCTCCTGGCTCAAAAGTAAGCCACCTTATCCTGACCTacctactttccttccttcctttttcctttcctccctgcctctctccatcccttcatttcttctttcccttcttcctttagGGTTTTATAAATACTGAGTAAATGCAATGATATATTTATGAAACATTTGTTGACTATATAGAATGAAATATAAGATATACTTATATTATACTTGTGTTCTTTTACTCCATTTAAgacataaaatattaactttatatGTGAAGCCTCCAATATCCTCTTCCCTGAATATTCCATCTTTCCTCCCCCAACTCCAGTGGTaatccatatttttttaaagaaaaacttatcAGGTAAATTTTCAAACAATAGCATAATGAAACCCAATGTACTCATCCATTTAGCTTCAATAATGATCAATACCTGGCTAACTTGTTTCATCATTACCCCTCCTCCCAgggattattttaaagcaaatttcagACATCATATTATTTCATCTCTAAATATATCATATGtgtctctgaaaaataaggattattttattaacataaCCACAATTCCATGTCctaatatcatattttaaaaaatcaacagtaATTCCTTAATATATTCAGTGTCCAAATATCCTATTATTTCATAAAtgccataatttaaaatatttagtttgtttggatCAGGATCCAAGTAAGGTCCACAGATTGAAATTGGTTGGTacgtttcttaattttttttcaatatataggtcctccctccttttttcttgCAATATGTTTGGTGAAGAAACTAGGCCTTGTCCTGTAGTATTGACCACAATCAGGACTTTGCTGATTACATCACTTGGTATCATTTAACAGGTTCCTCTTTCCTGTGTACTTCCTGTGAAGCGGTAGTTGGATCTACAGGCTTGATTCATTTTAGTATGGTTACTTCTTAGGTGATGTACAGTGACTTCTTTAAACATCAAATGCAATggtctttttccatttcttctcttccttgatCTCACTGCAGCACTCTATACTGTCAAGCTTGACACTGGACACTTCTTCCTTTGTGAAATTCTCTCcccactctttctttctcttccttccttccttccttccttccttccttccttccttccttccttcttctcccttccctccttccctcctttctttctttctctttctcttttcttttcttttctttactttctttctttctttctttctttctttctttctttctttctttctttctttctttctttctttctttctttctttctttctttctttttctttctttcttgctttgctttgctttcttg
This is a stretch of genomic DNA from Rhinopithecus roxellana isolate Shanxi Qingling chromosome 4, ASM756505v1, whole genome shotgun sequence. It encodes these proteins:
- the SPATS1 gene encoding spermatogenesis-associated serine-rich protein 1 isoform X2, with the protein product MGCFANTTSSGKSVSSSSSVETGPSVSEPPGLPRVSAYLDTTADLDQKPSSSHSGHSLEMSLPQVQKDKYPEEFSLLKLQTKDGHRPEWTFYPRFSSNIHTYHVGKQCFFNGVFLGNKRSLSERTVDKCFGRKKYDIDPRNGIPKSTPGDNPYMYPEQSKGFHKAGSTLPPVNFSTVPYEKKFDTFIPLEPLPQIPNLPFWVKEKANSLKNEIQEVEELNNWQPAVPLMHILLLPGALDFPRQS